In the genome of Candidatus Poribacteria bacterium, one region contains:
- a CDS encoding GNAT family N-acetyltransferase — protein sequence MDLSNGTDTFFIRECLPDEAEALLILWQAAGTSPSITDTITDIRAAIDSLASVLVAEADQRIVGSLIATFDGWRGNMYRIAVHPGYRRRGIGRALVEEGEKCLTKQGAKRITALVEEKYPWATAFWSSVGYEIEPGILRFFRNP from the coding sequence GTGCCTTCCAGATGAAGCGGAGGCACTTCTCATATTGTGGCAGGCTGCTGGAACATCTCCGAGTATCACAGATACTATCACAGACATCCGAGCTGCAATAGACAGTCTCGCGTCGGTCCTCGTTGCTGAAGCAGATCAACGTATTGTGGGTTCCTTAATCGCTACTTTCGATGGGTGGCGAGGGAACATGTATCGGATCGCAGTTCATCCTGGCTACCGACGGCGTGGCATTGGACGAGCCTTAGTTGAGGAAGGCGAGAAATGTTTAACAAAACAGGGAGCGAAACGCATCACAGCACTCGTAGAAGAGAAGTATCCGTGGGCGACTGCATTCTGGTCGAGCGTCGGGTATGAGATAGAGCCTGGGATACTCAGGTTTTTCCGCAATCCTTAG